The Papaver somniferum cultivar HN1 chromosome 6, ASM357369v1, whole genome shotgun sequence genome segment TGTTCAAGGAACAATCTATTGATGGCTTTCTGTTACAAATTAGTTTGTTCATAGAAAATTCGTTTTAAAACTCCATTGATCTATTTTTGTGTAGATTGTTTTGGACAGGGTGCATATATGGTTGTAGGAATGATGGGGAAAGGTTTGGTTTCTTTTGTCATGCAGCACTAGAGTTTCTACTTCAAAGTGGGTTTCATCCTGTAAGTGCTCCACTGGGCAAGCTCGTGTTATTTATTGCTCTTCCGTTCTATCAATCGATTGAGTATTCACTGGTAAGTTCTAAGATTATCATATTGTCAAAATATTTACTATTGGTTAAATCTTGAGCAGGACATTCTGCATTGCCATGATTGGTCTAGTGCACCAGTTTCGTGGTTGTATAAGGATCACTATGTGCACTACGGTCTCACTAACACTCGGGTAGTCTTCACAATTCACAACCTTGAGTTTGGTGCGCCCCTCATTGGAAAAGCAATGGAATACTCAGACAAGGCTACAACTGTTAGTATCTCTTTTTTGTCTCCGTAGACTGTAAATAAATATCATTCCCTTTTCTTTGTGAATATTGTACTCTCTTGCATAGTACAATTAACTGTTTCTTCGAATTTCAATTCATAACCTTCTTATGATTATAATTTTGATGATGAATCTATAGTAACTGTAAATAAATAGCATTCCCTTTTCTTTGTGAATATTGTACTCTCTTGTTTATTGCATAGTATCTGTTTTTGCAGGTTTCAAGCACTTACGCAAAggaagttgcaggaaatcccgTAATTGCTCCTCATCTTCACAAGTTCCATGGTATACGTAATGGGATTGATCCTGATATGTGGGATCCATACAATGATGCATTTCTTCCTGTAAGTACTTTACAGTTCTGTTTTCCTGAAAATAGATTTTAAAGTACAAATCATAGTTTACTGAATTGGTCCAGCCTAACAATAGAACAACTCTGTACATCCATAGATATTTTTTGGACTCCATTCTTCCCAAATCAACATACGACTAATCCCCCACTGCACAGCCCACCTTAATTGTAACAGAAGTGTTGTTAATGTGTGTGATTCAGATTTCTTACACTCCAGACAATGTTGTGGAGGGTAAAAGAGCGGCCAAGGAAGCTTTACAACAACAGCTTGGTTTGGAAAAATTGGATGTCCCTCTTGTAGGAATTATCACCCGGTTAACTGTTCAGAAAGGAATTCACCTCATCAAGCATGCCATATGGCGCACCCTTGAACGCGGTGGACAGGTTGTATTGCTAGGTTCAGCTCCAGATCCCCGCATTCAGAATGAGTTTGTAGGTTTGGCCAATCAATTGCACTCATCACATGGCGACCGTGCTCGCCTAGTTTTGACATATGATGAACCTCTTTCTCACTTGGTACACGCTCATTCCCAACCACGGCTTTGTAATTGATTAAGGACGTCTTTATGACTACTATATGCACTGACAAGCTGACTTGCATTATTTAATATAGATATATGGCGGTTCAGATTTTATTCTAGTGCCATCGATCTTTGAGCCTTGTGGGTTAACTCAACTTACGGCAATGAGATATGGTTCAGTACCCATTGTTCGTAAAACAGGAGGTGGGTAAATTATGTTTTTACAGATCTAGTTTTGTGTGTTAAGTCGTTTCGTTTTGTCCCTTGAGGAAGGGGTACAAGTTCACTTTTTATTTTTGCTCACAGTTTCttcttaatatttgttttgttttatcgCAGGACTTTATGATACAGTGTTCGATGTCGACCATGACAAAGAGAGAGCCGAAGCTGCAGGTTATGGACCCAACGGATTCAGCTTCTATGGAGCGGATATTGCAGGCGTTGATTATGCTCTCAATAGGTAACAACTAACAACTGCATTATTTCCAATTTCCTCCTATGTATTTCACCCATTTGTACACAGTTGCATATTTAATACAATAAATTTTTGTCAATCTCCAAATTAGCAGAAGTGAAATATCAGGAGTCTCCAGCATATGAAACATTTATATTCATATCTGCACCTAGTAGTACCTTCAATTGGACGATCTATCGTAATTAGTCAAACTCGTTCTTCTGGCCACTTCAGGACTAGAGTGATTATGGTATTGCAATGTCAAACCAATTGTTAGGCTTAGCCAATCTAATTAGAGGCCAGATATTTCTGTCGAGTAGTTAAAAATGTGGTCTCCCACTTGACCATCTATTCACTTTTTACTAATCAAATACAGTCTCTACAACAAATTAGGAACTACATGTTGATGCTATCTAATTAGCTTTGTTATTCATGCTTATTAGATTCTTACTATACTTACTAAGCAACTTTGTATTTCTTTTCTCAGAGCAATCTCTGCATGGTATGATGGTCGGCAATGGTTTAACTCGTTATGCAAACAAGTGATGGAACAAGATTGGTCCTGGAATCGGCCCGCGTTAGATTACTTAGAACTTTATCATGCTGCtcgaaaatagaaaacttataaAGTACATTGAAATTATATAGATTTAGGTTCACCATACTTAAAGAGCAATGCGAGTTTGTACAGGTTTATGATTGCAGTTATTTCAGGTTTTAGTCTAATCAGAGATGGAAGCCAGTAAAAATGGTGAGGGACATGTAATTTCGGTGGTATAGTTTAAAATGGCAATAATGTACCTTAGGTACAGTGGTAGCTCTTTGAATATTGTCAGAGTAATATTTTTTCAGAGGGGCATAGAAGTAAAGCTACACAGTTTTCAGTTTTGAAAAAGTTGGTTACAAATTTTAAACTTTTAAGGACTCGGTAGGTTACAACattcatttcaaaaaaaaattggtttcttCTTTGTTGCAATAAAAAGCTCATCATACCGTCTTGCAATCAGATAATAGTTCACTTTACCATCATCACATTATGAGTGAGCCCATAGTAGTTGATGATCAGCATCCCTCTTTGTTGTCTCAGAACAAGATTGTTACTCTTGTATCTTTGAAATCGAAAATTGTAACTTCAATTTGTGGATGTGTCCACAAGTGTTGTGTCGTATGGAGGAAAATTTCCAATGCAGACCGATTGCCAAGGTTTATTCGTGGTGGCACTGAAACAACCAGAATTTATCATTTTTGGCCTGGAAAAAACGTAATGATCCATGGTACTTTCATTTCTTAAAATTTGTTGCCACAAAATGCTTCAAATTTTCCTGCCTTGAGAATCTTCAAGTTTGAGCGCAACAAACGATTTGTGAATGTATGTTCTGGCAGGTGTTTTTCTGTAGAGGGAGGCTCATCTGTGGTCCAGATCCAAGAGGGTTTCTCTTGACTGCATTTTCCATTACCCTTTCGAGTTGGATTTTTTGCGCTTACGTAGCAAATGATTCAACCCTCGAGCACTCTAGTTTCATAACCGTCTTTGCTGTGTTCTTGACAGTAATTGTTAGTAGGCCGCACACTGTTCCAAATTTTTAAATCAACTTTCATATCCTTCTCATTTCTCTCATATTTTATGCTAATATTTACAGGTTCTGATCAACTTGGTTACTGTTAGTACAATAGACCCAGGTATTATACCAAGAAATGCCTCATTGGCATCATTGAACGATACACAACTGAGGAGGATTAAGAGCAGGAAATTGGTGATAAATGGGGTTGAAGTGAGGCTTAAATTTTGTCGGATTTGTAGAATTTACAGACCGCCGAGAAGCTCTTACTGCACCATATGTGATAACTGCGTCGAGAAATTCGACCACCATTGTCCTTGGGTTGGTCAATGCATCGGTTTGGTATGATTACTTAAATCACCATGGTTAAAATCTACATTGCCAGGCTTGGTTTGTGGGGCAGAACTACTAATTTATTACTTTACATTTTGGTCACTGCAGAGGAACTACAGATTCTACTTGGTGTTCACGACGACAGCCTTAATATTCTTTATCTACATATTTGCTTTTTCATGTCGAATAATCAACCGAAGAATATTGGAGACTAGACTTGGATTTTTCCGAACAATCAGCAGTTGCCCGGAGGCATTTGCATTAGCATCATTTTGTTTCGTAGTAATGTGGTTTGTCTGTGGGATTGTTTGCTTCCATGTGTATTTAGTGATGAAAAACCAGGTTATTGGCTCGATTACTTGCACAAAATCTATATTTTGACATGGGCCATATTGCTTAATGTTGATACTTAATTCATCTTTTGATGCGTGTTTGTATGCAGACAGCTTATGAAAATCTTCGCAGAAGACATGTTGATTCTCCTAACCCGTACAATAAAGGAATAGTAAGGAATATCAAGGATGTCTGTTTTGTAAGACTACCTTCCTCGAGGGTTGATTTCCGAGCTGAAGCAACATCACAAATGTGTCATGGTGGTGCAGACCAACTTCAGCTTTAAAAAGCTTACTAACATGCCTGTTAGCTTAAGAGTTAAGTACCGATTTCTTGTATTTTTGTGTTTCTAAGTTCTAACTATTGGATGTGATGAATTATTTACAAGTACTTATTAATCGAGTcagtgcattttttttttgttcttgagAATAAGTCGATTATATTAAATCTGGCCAAGCGACTTGGACAAGGTCATTATAGGTTGCCCAAAGCAGGGATATGCGTCCGATGTGATTTCAACAGCTTCAGAAATACATgaagaaaaaatttaaaacttagaAAAAATAGGATGTAAAATAGGACGCGCAAAATCTTACCATGGAAAACTCATAGTGGTAAACTCATAGTGGTAAAATCTTGACTAAGGAAAAGAGTGCATTGCAAAGCATCCAAACAACCTTACTATTTTAAAACTacctactccctccgtttcaaaataatacgCCAGCTCCtttctccaaaaaaaataaataaaaaaaagtaaaaaataataGGCCGGTTTAATGTGTAATTTATATATGAAACCAACATATTTTTTTTGACAATGGAGGCAGTAGAAAACTAAAATTACAATAATTGTTCTTCAAATTCATGGAAATTCTTCGTTGTCCATCGACACCTAATGAGCTCTCTTCTATTGTTGGCGGTATGTATATTGCCACAAGCAAACTGTGGAAGTTAAGCATCCTCActcgtgataaaactatcaaagtATGGTCCTCAGCCCTTCTGTCAATAACGAGACTAATAGAAGTGTCATGATGACTTGTACAAAATAGGAAATTCGTCATCTTGGCGATTGGGTATGCTCTTGTAGCATTTTCTGCAATCAAGAACTTATTTGATGAGAAATGTATCTCCAAAAAAATGCAGGCAATCAGTACATAAGCCGTAAACAAGATCTAGCTTTACTAATTTAAAAGTATTTATGTTGGCAGTGATATGCTATGAGACGTTCTAAAGTGCAGTAGGAACATAAATCATGTTACCAGTTTTATGGTACAGAAGAATTCTTAATAAAGCGTTGAAGCAATATTGGATAAAAACTGATTCAAGAACTGTGAAAATAGTTGCACTAGAGACAGAAACTAGTTGATTTTCTAAGACATATTCTATCCTGGCTAGTTTAGGGCCTATTCAGATTATTTAGCGCTtgtcattag includes the following:
- the LOC113287948 gene encoding probable protein S-acyltransferase 5 isoform X1, producing MSEPIVVDDQHPSLLSQNKIVTLVSLKSKIVTSICGCVHKCCVVWRKISNADRLPRFIRGGTETTRIYHFWPGKNVFFCRGRLICGPDPRGFLLTAFSITLSSWIFCAYVANDSTLEHSSFITVFAVFLTVIVLINLVTVSTIDPGIIPRNASLASLNDTQLRRIKSRKLVINGVEVRLKFCRICRIYRPPRSSYCTICDNCVEKFDHHCPWVGQCIGLRNYRFYLVFTTTALIFFIYIFAFSCRIINRRILETRLGFFRTISSCPEAFALASFCFVVMWFVCGIVCFHVYLVMKNQTAYENLRRRHVDSPNPYNKGIVRNIKDVCFVRLPSSRVDFRAEATSQMCHGGADQLQL
- the LOC113287948 gene encoding probable protein S-acyltransferase 7 isoform X2, with translation MVFFCRGRLICGPDPRGFLLTAFSITLSSWIFCAYVANDSTLEHSSFITVFAVFLTVIVLINLVTVSTIDPGIIPRNASLASLNDTQLRRIKSRKLVINGVEVRLKFCRICRIYRPPRSSYCTICDNCVEKFDHHCPWVGQCIGLRNYRFYLVFTTTALIFFIYIFAFSCRIINRRILETRLGFFRTISSCPEAFALASFCFVVMWFVCGIVCFHVYLVMKNQTAYENLRRRHVDSPNPYNKGIVRNIKDVCFVRLPSSRVDFRAEATSQMCHGGADQLQL